From Kineococcus rhizosphaerae:
TGGTGACGCCGGTGTAGACGGTGGGTTCAACGTAGAACCCCATCCCCGAACCGGTGGCGACCTGGCCACCGGTCGCGGCGGTTGCTCCCTCGACACGGGCGATGTGGAAGTACTCCTGCACCGTCCGGAACTGCCCCTCGGTGATGAGCGGCCCGAGATGGGTCCCTACCTTCAGCCTGCGCGTGGCCGACACGACAGCGTCGACGAAAGCGTCGTGGATCGTGGACTGCACCAGCAGGCGGGTCCCGGCCGAACACACCTGGCCGGCGTTGGTGGTGAACGCGCGAACCGCCTCGGTGGCGGCGAACTCCAGGTCGGCGTCGTCGAAGACGACGTTGGCCGACTTGCCCCCCAGCTCCAGGGTCAGCGGCAAAACCCGATCGGCGGCCAGCCGCCCGATGGACTGCCCCACCCCCACCGAACCGGTGAAAGCGAGCTTGCGAACCAGCGGGTGCCGCACCAGGGCCTCCCCGACCACGGTGCCTGAACCCAGGACGACGTTGAAGACGCCGTCGGGCAGGCCCTGCTTGGTGGCGATGCGGGCCAGTTCGAGCGTGGTACGCGAGGTCACCTCGGCCGGTTTGGCTACCACTGTGTTCGCCGCGGCCAACGCTGGGGCCACCGCCCGGGCGGCCTGGTTGATCGGCAGGTTCCACGGGGTGATGACGCCTATGACACCGAACGGTTCTCGCAACGTGTAGACGTGCTGGCCGGGGACGACGTCGATGACCTCGCCGTGAGGCAGGTTCACCAGACCGGCGTAGAACTCGAAGTAGTCGGCGGCGCCGATCACCTCGGCGAGCGCTGTGCGCCGGGGTTTTCCGGTATCACTGATCTCCAGGTCGGCCAGTTCTTCGGCGCGGGCCCGCAGCGTGGCGGCGATCGCGGCCAGAACACGGCCACGCTCGGCCGAAGCCGTCTTGCGCCAGTTCCACGCTGCGGCGTCGGCCGAACGGACGGCCAGGTCGACGTCCTGGGCCGTTCCGGCGGGCACACCCACCCCGGGACCACCCGTGGCAGGGTCGACCCCCACCCTGTAGGTCGTCTCCGGGGAGACCACCCCTCGCC
This genomic window contains:
- a CDS encoding aldehyde dehydrogenase family protein; protein product: MSVLQNAAETAARSQREPLTHWIGGRGVVSPETTYRVGVDPATGGPGVGVPAGTAQDVDLAVRSADAAAWNWRKTASAERGRVLAAIAATLRARAEELADLEISDTGKPRRTALAEVIGAADYFEFYAGLVNLPHGEVIDVVPGQHVYTLREPFGVIGVITPWNLPINQAARAVAPALAAANTVVAKPAEVTSRTTLELARIATKQGLPDGVFNVVLGSGTVVGEALVRHPLVRKLAFTGSVGVGQSIGRLAADRVLPLTLELGGKSANVVFDDADLEFAATEAVRAFTTNAGQVCSAGTRLLVQSTIHDAFVDAVVSATRRLKVGTHLGPLITEGQFRTVQEYFHIARVEGATAATGGQVATGSGMGFYVEPTVYTGVTNDMRIAREEIFGPVLVVVPFETEDEAVALANDSDFGLVAGVWTQNVSRALRVAECLEVGQVFVNTWSTASVQTSFGGQKLSGYGREKGIEALNHYSQVKSVSIALR